In Vitis riparia cultivar Riparia Gloire de Montpellier isolate 1030 chromosome 19, EGFV_Vit.rip_1.0, whole genome shotgun sequence, the following proteins share a genomic window:
- the LOC117909513 gene encoding multiprotein-bridging factor 1a: MAGTGPLTQDWEPVVIRKKPLNAAAKKDEKAVNAARRMGAEIETVKKSSAGTNKAASSSTSLNTRKLDEETENLTHERVPTELKKSIMQARLDKKLTQAQLAQMINEKPQVIQEYESGKAIPNQQIITKLERALGVKLRGKK, encoded by the exons ATGGCAGGAACCGGACCTCTGACGCAGGACTGGGAACCGGTGGTGATCCGGAAGAAGCCTCTCAACGCCGCCGCCAAGAAGGACGAGAAAGCCGTCAACGCCGCCCGTCGCATGGGGGCCGAGATCGAGACTGTCAAGAAGT CAAGTGCAGGGACAAACAAAGCTGCCTCTAGCAGCACTTCTTTGAACACAAGGAAGCTTGATGAAGAGACAGAGAATCTTACTC ATGAACGTGTACCAACCGAACTGAAGAAAAGCATCATGCAAGCTCGGCTGGATAAGAAACTCACCCAGGCTCAACTAGCTCAA ATGATTAATGAGAAGCCCCAGGTGATACAAGAGTATGAGTCCGGAAAAGCCATTCCAAATCAACAGATAATCACCAAACTGGAAAGGGCTCTTGGTGTGAAGCTGCGAGGAAAGAAGTGA
- the LOC117909584 gene encoding uncharacterized protein LOC117909584, which yields MDSDEQRLRDEVIYLHSLWHQGPPRKTNTNPNPNPRPISKSSRTLHQTSISKTFKNTTTKKHKTKPKKLEKAKKLPESDPQPPASGAEWPVQPISDQLSGWSKSPSLPTARPATAEEEAKLIALQIQEKGLAACREFFSRNESDDDDDDVDDDDLEEDGCEEFEFFVGLFSKDAELRSYYEKNNEGGIFCCLVCGGMGKKVGKRYKDCVGLVQHSSAISKTNKKRAHRSYGHVICRVLGWDVNRLPTIALKAGDHLPQGGELQGNSNGNTDNLDSTDDNLKSVIKDQNVDMDEVKGNSSDNADNLNVVVEDSNANGVELKDSLEEGKDSKLGDLDKGVSDATPGELDFTVPIKEDGVEPESKDSQEVIIVFGGANGGTSGVDLQQ from the exons ATGGATTCCGACGAGCAGAGGCTGAGAGATGAGGTCATATATCTCCACTCTCTGTGGCACCAAGGCCCTCCAAGAAAAACCAAcactaaccctaaccctaaccctagacCCATCTCCAAATCATCAAGAACCCTTCATCAGACCTCCATTTCCAAAACTTTCAAGAACACCACCaccaaaaaacacaaaaccaaGCCCAAGAAACTCGAAAAGGCCAAAAAGCTGCCGGAATCCGACCCACAACCCCCGGCCTCCGGCGCCGAATGGCCGGTCCAACCCATTTCAGACCAGCTCTCCGGATGGTCAAAATCCCCCTCCCTCCCCACAGCCAGGCCGGCCACGGCGGAGGAGGAAGCCAAGTTGATTGCACTGCAAATACAAGAAAAGGGTTTGGCCGCTTGCAGAGAGTTTTTCTCAAGGAATGAGAGTGACGACGACgatgatgatgttgatgatgatgatctgGAGGAAGATGGGTGTGAGGAATTTGAATTCTTTGTGGGGTTGTTTTCGAAGGATGCTGAATTGAGGAGTTACTATGAGAAGAACAATGAGGGTGGAATTTTCTGCTGTTTGGTGTGTGGTGGGATGGGGAAGAAGGTTGGGAAGAGGTATAAGGACTGTGTGGGGCTTGTTCAGCATTCAAGTGCGATTTCTAAGACGAACAAAAAGCGGGCGCATCGATCTTATGGACATGTTATTTGTAGGGTTCTTGGTTGGGATGTTAATCGGCTTCCTACAATAGCTTTAAAAGCGGGTGATCATCTCCCTCAAGGGGGAGAATTGCAG GGTAATTCCAATGGCAATACCGATAATTTGGATTCCACCGATGATAATTTGAAATCTGTGATCAAGGATCAGAATGTTGATATGGATGAAGTGAAG GGCAATAGCAGTGACAATGCCGATAATTTGAATGTTGTGGTTGAGGATTCAAATGCTAATGGGGTTGAATTGAAG GATTCTTTGGAGGAGGGCAAGGACAGTAAGTTGGGAGATCTTGATAAGGGAGTTTCGGATGCCACTCCTGGAGAGCTGGATTTCACG GTGCCAATTAAAGAAGATGGTGTTGAACCTGAGAGTAAAGATTCTCAAGAGGTGATTATAGTTTTTGGTGGAGCAAATGGAGGAACTAGTGGAGTTGACTTGCAACAATGA